The Bos indicus isolate NIAB-ARS_2022 breed Sahiwal x Tharparkar chromosome X, NIAB-ARS_B.indTharparkar_mat_pri_1.0, whole genome shotgun sequence genome has a window encoding:
- the POU3F4 gene encoding POU domain, class 3, transcription factor 4 isoform X2, whose translation MATAASNPYNILTSSSLVHADSAGMQQGSPFRNPQKLLQSDYLQGVPSNGHPLGHHWVTSLSDGGPWSSTLATSPLEQQDVKPAREDLQLGAIIHHRSPHVAHHSPHTNHPNAWGASPAPNPSITSSSQPLNVYSQSGFTVSGMLEHGGLTPPPASASAQSLHPVLREAPDHGDLGSHHCLDHSDEETPTSDELEQFAKQFKQRRIKLGFTQADVGLALGTLYGNVFSQTTICRFEALQLSFKNMCKLKPLLNKWLEEADSSTGSPTSIDKIAAQGRKRKKRTSIETEFLG comes from the exons ATGGCCACAGCTGCCTCGAATCCCTACAACATTCTCACTTCCAGCTCTCTAGTCCATGCGGACTCTGCGGGCATGCAGCAGGGGAGTCCTTTCCGAAACCCTCAGAAACTTCTCCAAAGTGATTACTTGCAGGGAGTTCCTAGCAATGGGCATCCCCTCGGGCATCATTGGGTAACCAGTCTGAGCGATGGAGGGCCATGGTCCTCCACACTGGCCACAAGCCCCCTGGAACAGCAAGACGTGAAGCCTGCGCGCGAAGACCTACAATTGGGCGCGATCATCCATCATCGCTCGCCGCATGTCGCCCACCACTCTCCGCACACTAACCATCCGAATGCCTGGGGAGCGAGCCCGGCTCCGAATCCGTCCATCACGTCGAGCAGCCAACCCCTTAATGTGTACTCGCAGTCTGGCTTCACGGTGAGCGGCATGCTGGAGCACGGGGGGCTCACTCCACCGCCGGCCTCTGCCTCAGCTCAGAGCTTACATCCAGTGCTCCGGGAAGCCCCAGACCACGGCGACCTAGGTTCGCATCACTGCCTGGACCATTCGGATGAGGAGACACCAACCTCGGATGAGTTGGAACAGTTTGCCAAACAGTTTAAACAAAGAAGAATCAAGTTGGGCTTCACGCAGGCTGACGTGGGGCTGGCGCTGGGCACATTGTATGGCAACGTGTTTTCGCAGACCACCATCTGCAGGTTCGAGGCCTTACAACTAAGCTTCAAGAACATGTGCAAGCTGAAGCCGCTGCTGAACAAGTGGCTGGAAGAGGCTGATTCATCCACAGGGAGCCCAACCAGCATTGACAAGATCGCGGCACAGGGTCGCAAGCGGAAGAAGCGAACCTCTATCGAG ACGGAGTTCCTAGGGTAG
- the POU3F4 gene encoding POU domain, class 3, transcription factor 4 isoform X1, with translation MATAASNPYNILTSSSLVHADSAGMQQGSPFRNPQKLLQSDYLQGVPSNGHPLGHHWVTSLSDGGPWSSTLATSPLEQQDVKPAREDLQLGAIIHHRSPHVAHHSPHTNHPNAWGASPAPNPSITSSSQPLNVYSQSGFTVSGMLEHGGLTPPPASASAQSLHPVLREAPDHGDLGSHHCLDHSDEETPTSDELEQFAKQFKQRRIKLGFTQADVGLALGTLYGNVFSQTTICRFEALQLSFKNMCKLKPLLNKWLEEADSSTGSPTSIDKIAAQGRKRKKRTSIEVSVKGVLETHFLKCPKPAAQEISSLADSLQLEKEVVRVWFCNRRQKEKRMTPPGDQQPHEVYSHTHTVKTDTSCHDL, from the coding sequence ATGGCCACAGCTGCCTCGAATCCCTACAACATTCTCACTTCCAGCTCTCTAGTCCATGCGGACTCTGCGGGCATGCAGCAGGGGAGTCCTTTCCGAAACCCTCAGAAACTTCTCCAAAGTGATTACTTGCAGGGAGTTCCTAGCAATGGGCATCCCCTCGGGCATCATTGGGTAACCAGTCTGAGCGATGGAGGGCCATGGTCCTCCACACTGGCCACAAGCCCCCTGGAACAGCAAGACGTGAAGCCTGCGCGCGAAGACCTACAATTGGGCGCGATCATCCATCATCGCTCGCCGCATGTCGCCCACCACTCTCCGCACACTAACCATCCGAATGCCTGGGGAGCGAGCCCGGCTCCGAATCCGTCCATCACGTCGAGCAGCCAACCCCTTAATGTGTACTCGCAGTCTGGCTTCACGGTGAGCGGCATGCTGGAGCACGGGGGGCTCACTCCACCGCCGGCCTCTGCCTCAGCTCAGAGCTTACATCCAGTGCTCCGGGAAGCCCCAGACCACGGCGACCTAGGTTCGCATCACTGCCTGGACCATTCGGATGAGGAGACACCAACCTCGGATGAGTTGGAACAGTTTGCCAAACAGTTTAAACAAAGAAGAATCAAGTTGGGCTTCACGCAGGCTGACGTGGGGCTGGCGCTGGGCACATTGTATGGCAACGTGTTTTCGCAGACCACCATCTGCAGGTTCGAGGCCTTACAACTAAGCTTCAAGAACATGTGCAAGCTGAAGCCGCTGCTGAACAAGTGGCTGGAAGAGGCTGATTCATCCACAGGGAGCCCAACCAGCATTGACAAGATCGCGGCACAGGGTCGCAAGCGGAAGAAGCGAACCTCTATCGAGGTGAGTGTCAAGGGCGTACTGGAGACGCATTTCCTCAAGTGTCCGAAGCCTGCGGCGCAGGAGATTTCCTCGCTGGCAGACAGCCTCCAGTTGGAGAAAGAAGTGGTGCGTGTCTGGTTCTGTAAtcgaagacagaaagagaaaagaatgactCCACCAGGGGATCAGCAGCCACATGAGGTTTATTCGCATACGCACACGGTGAAAACAGACACGTCCTGCCATGATCTCTAA
- the LOC109554849 gene encoding small nuclear ribonucleoprotein E-like produces the protein MVQPINLIFRYLQNRSHIQVWLYEQVNMRIEGCIIGFDEYRNLVLDDAEEIHSKTKSRKQLGRIMLKGDNITLIQSVSN, from the coding sequence ATGGTGCAGCCCATCAATCTCATCTTCAGATATTTGCAAAATAGATCTCATATTCAGGTGTGGCTTTATGAGCAAGTGAATATGCGGATAGAGGGCTGTATCATTGGTTTTGATGAGTATAGGAACCTTGTATTAGATGATGCAGAAGAGATACATTctaaaacaaaatcaagaaaacaacTGGGTCGGATCATGCTAAAAGGAGATAACATTACTCTGATCCAAAGCGTCTCCAACTAG